One stretch of Candidatus Tumulicola sp. DNA includes these proteins:
- the ggt gene encoding gamma-glutamyltransferase — protein sequence MVTSPNALASQIGIGVLGEGGNAADAIVAMAAGLSVVYPHMTGIGGDAFILYHDASARTTHAYNGSGAAVALATREFYRDHGLNVIPERGGAAVLTVPGAVDLWFALHERFGSMDIGRLLAPAARYAREGAPLARSVVRGLTEEREFLSADPGARELYGAQGYEIGDRLVQPALARTIEMIASKGRAWFYTGEGAERIRAACERAGSPLRGADLAAHRGFFCEPLEARFRAWRSLVTPPNSQGVALLFAQAIYEAASGAERLDPGGAAFAHRGIEAVKLAFADRDRLVPDPTPSALAAQQLLGAKHAAEQARRIDPNKAAPDTAQALRGGTTYFACVDESGNAASMIQSLYFHFGSCVGVPELGIVLQNRGCAFTLDAGKPTSLEPGKRPFHTLMAAMLLDGDRPYLVYGTMGGDGQPQTNLQNSIRIAERGMDPQAALDEPRWRYGRTWGAQQPGVAVEARAGKACIAGLEARGHRVIVADEWEESMGHAGAIVIDKERGILIGASDARSDGAALGL from the coding sequence ATGGTGACGTCGCCCAACGCGCTGGCATCGCAGATCGGCATCGGCGTGCTGGGGGAAGGCGGAAACGCAGCCGACGCGATCGTCGCCATGGCCGCGGGGCTCTCTGTCGTCTATCCGCACATGACCGGGATCGGCGGCGACGCGTTCATCCTCTATCACGACGCGAGCGCGCGAACGACGCACGCCTACAACGGCTCCGGCGCCGCGGTCGCGCTCGCGACGCGTGAGTTCTACCGCGATCACGGCCTCAACGTCATCCCCGAAAGGGGCGGCGCGGCGGTTCTAACGGTTCCCGGGGCGGTGGATCTGTGGTTCGCGCTGCACGAGCGCTTCGGGTCCATGGACATCGGACGCTTGCTGGCGCCCGCCGCGCGCTACGCGCGCGAGGGTGCACCGCTTGCCCGTAGCGTGGTGCGTGGACTCACCGAGGAGCGCGAGTTCTTGTCGGCGGACCCCGGCGCGCGAGAGCTGTACGGGGCGCAGGGGTACGAGATCGGCGATCGCCTCGTGCAGCCGGCGTTGGCGCGCACCATTGAGATGATCGCGTCAAAAGGACGCGCCTGGTTTTACACGGGCGAGGGTGCGGAGCGCATCCGCGCGGCCTGTGAGCGCGCGGGGAGCCCGCTGCGCGGCGCGGACCTGGCGGCGCATCGCGGCTTTTTCTGCGAACCGCTCGAGGCGCGCTTTCGCGCGTGGAGGTCGCTCGTGACGCCCCCGAATTCGCAAGGCGTAGCCTTGCTTTTCGCTCAAGCGATCTACGAGGCTGCGAGCGGCGCGGAGCGGCTCGATCCCGGCGGCGCGGCGTTCGCGCATCGGGGGATCGAGGCCGTGAAGCTGGCGTTTGCCGATCGCGACAGGCTGGTGCCGGATCCAACGCCCTCCGCGCTCGCGGCGCAACAACTGCTGGGCGCGAAGCATGCCGCAGAACAAGCTCGGCGCATCGATCCGAACAAAGCAGCGCCCGATACAGCACAGGCGCTCAGGGGTGGGACCACCTACTTCGCGTGCGTGGACGAAAGCGGCAACGCAGCGTCGATGATCCAGTCGCTGTATTTCCATTTCGGCTCGTGCGTCGGCGTGCCCGAGCTGGGCATCGTGTTGCAAAACCGCGGCTGCGCCTTCACGCTGGATGCCGGGAAGCCGACGTCGCTGGAACCCGGCAAGCGCCCATTCCACACGCTGATGGCCGCGATGCTGCTGGACGGCGACCGGCCGTATCTCGTCTACGGCACGATGGGCGGCGACGGCCAGCCGCAGACCAACCTGCAGAACTCGATCCGCATCGCCGAACGCGGCATGGATCCGCAGGCAGCGCTGGACGAGCCGCGCTGGCGCTACGGCCGCACGTGGGGCGCGCAGCAGCCCGGCGTCGCCGTGGAGGCGCGCGCGGGCAAAGCGTGCATCGCAGGCTTGGAGGCGCGCGGACATCGCGTCATCGTGGCGGACGAGTGGGAAGAATCGATGGGCCACGCCGGCGCGATCGTCATCGACAAAGAGCGAGGCATCTTGATCGGAGCATCGGATGCGCGCAGCGACGGCGCCGCCCTGGGGTTATGA
- a CDS encoding VOC family protein, with product MKSIKSLAFIAYPVSDIKKSTAWYRDVMGFVPGEMASEHWVEFETGGVAFGIGRGEDLDLTPGSACSVAFEMSDLDGAVAALKAKGVEMTKVMDMPSCRATFVKDPDGNRIALHQRKA from the coding sequence ATGAAGTCCATCAAATCGCTCGCGTTCATCGCCTATCCGGTTTCGGACATCAAGAAATCGACTGCCTGGTATCGCGACGTCATGGGTTTTGTGCCCGGTGAGATGGCCAGCGAGCACTGGGTAGAGTTCGAAACCGGCGGCGTGGCGTTCGGGATCGGGCGGGGCGAGGACCTCGACCTTACGCCCGGCAGCGCCTGCAGCGTGGCGTTCGAGATGTCCGATCTCGATGGCGCCGTCGCCGCGTTGAAAGCCAAAGGGGTCGAGATGACCAAGGTCATGGACATGCCGAGTTGTCGCGCCACCTTTGTCAAGGATCCGGACGGCAACCGGATAGCTCTTCACCAGCGCAAGGCCTGA
- a CDS encoding Fic family protein — MRNFILEELADALDDRSGQFRYFFVASTGRVEPYASDDPAVLRISSRNDALAVRPISHAEAASLLSDFIETLLDGELVDKLRAASAGSTSPARFLQTLGAYPRARRSWLAYRQHRLEAVALEFLRANSVDLARYGLDQPARTEEEETGLRFDQALETRLARLRDRLRTFTTRGSDANAARLEARHDLRLDEVYHSNAIRGNRLDRRQTEEVIGRGATVGGLTLREHLEAVNLFRALGHAETLATCDAPLTEHAIRELHARLFASIDDENAGAYRRTDARIVGRDYLPPESVLVPALLREFMEWLDESTADPVAKACAAQAKLVNIAPFLDGNGRVARILSNLVLESAGYPPAIVQVGARDRYYDSLRQADAGDMSGLLSLTIDCVDTSMTRLEAALPGARPA; from the coding sequence GTGCGTAATTTCATCCTGGAGGAGCTGGCAGACGCGCTTGACGACCGCAGCGGCCAGTTCCGCTACTTTTTCGTGGCCTCGACCGGACGGGTCGAGCCCTATGCTTCGGACGATCCGGCGGTGCTGCGGATCTCCAGCCGCAACGACGCGCTGGCCGTTCGACCGATATCGCACGCCGAAGCGGCTTCGCTGCTCTCCGACTTCATCGAGACGCTGCTCGACGGCGAACTGGTCGACAAGCTGCGCGCCGCCTCGGCCGGTTCGACCAGTCCTGCGCGGTTTTTGCAGACCTTGGGCGCATATCCACGCGCGCGCCGGAGTTGGCTCGCATACCGGCAGCACCGCCTCGAAGCCGTGGCGTTGGAGTTCCTGCGCGCGAACAGCGTCGACCTCGCGCGCTACGGGCTGGACCAGCCCGCACGCACGGAAGAAGAAGAAACCGGACTGCGTTTCGACCAGGCGCTCGAGACGCGCTTGGCCCGTTTGCGCGATCGCTTGCGCACGTTCACCACGCGCGGCAGCGACGCGAACGCGGCGCGCCTGGAGGCGCGTCATGACTTGCGCCTCGACGAAGTGTATCATTCCAACGCGATCCGCGGCAACCGGCTCGATCGCCGGCAGACCGAGGAGGTCATCGGCCGGGGCGCGACCGTGGGCGGACTCACGCTGCGCGAGCACCTCGAGGCGGTGAACCTCTTCCGCGCGCTCGGACACGCGGAGACGCTCGCCACATGCGACGCGCCGCTGACGGAGCACGCGATCCGCGAACTGCACGCGCGGCTTTTCGCCTCCATCGACGATGAGAATGCGGGCGCGTATCGCCGGACGGATGCGCGTATCGTCGGACGAGATTATCTCCCGCCCGAGAGCGTGCTGGTGCCGGCTCTGCTGCGCGAGTTCATGGAATGGCTCGACGAATCGACTGCCGATCCCGTGGCCAAAGCGTGCGCCGCGCAGGCGAAACTCGTGAACATCGCGCCGTTCTTGGACGGCAACGGGCGCGTGGCGCGCATCCTTTCCAACCTGGTCCTCGAATCCGCTGGCTATCCGCCGGCGATCGTGCAGGTCGGCGCGCGCGACCGCTATTACGACAGTCTGCGACAGGCGGATGCCGGCGATATGAGCGGCTTGCTGTCCTTGACGATCGACTGCGTCGACACCAGCATGACCCGCTTGGAAGCGGCTCTGCCGGGGGCGCGTCCAGCATAA
- a CDS encoding sigma-70 family RNA polymerase sigma factor, producing MTRIASGDGDAFAELVKRYTRMLYNVAYRYNASQAEDLVQEAFLRAYQHANTFSGRSKVSSWLYRICVNVCLTNMRRSSVPTTDIDEVNESEFVAAEEERPEQRVEHGETYAALEDGLRALPSQQRMVFILRELQGLSYGEISDILGMNEQAARTNLHRAKRRLQTWLNPLLG from the coding sequence ATGACTCGCATCGCGTCAGGAGACGGAGACGCGTTTGCGGAGCTGGTCAAGCGTTACACGAGGATGTTGTACAATGTGGCATACCGGTACAATGCGAGCCAAGCGGAAGACCTGGTCCAGGAAGCGTTTTTGCGCGCCTATCAGCACGCGAACACTTTCTCCGGCCGCAGTAAGGTCTCGAGCTGGCTTTACCGGATCTGCGTCAACGTCTGTCTCACGAACATGCGTCGCTCGTCGGTGCCGACCACTGACATCGATGAAGTCAACGAATCCGAGTTCGTCGCTGCCGAAGAGGAGCGTCCTGAGCAGCGCGTCGAGCATGGCGAGACCTACGCAGCGCTTGAAGACGGTCTTCGCGCGCTACCGAGTCAACAGCGGATGGTTTTCATTTTGAGAGAGCTCCAAGGGCTTTCCTACGGGGAGATATCAGACATTCTTGGCATGAACGAACAGGCGGCGAGAACCAACCTGCACCGCGCAAAGCGGCGGCTGCAGACTTGGCTCAACCCGTTGCTGGGATGA
- a CDS encoding SEC-C metal-binding domain-containing protein, producing the protein MQKVGRNDPCPCGSGRKHKRCCLGREAQRDAFARSLEARALPLLQEIARYAERVAGMPLNAVAQREFPFWRGALTPERAARAVDFLIFDFRLEHYGHSALRQFAIEHGENVAFRAKLGEEDQQSLLASWQEARTRLYRVEGWSAGFVQCVELLTDEPKKIEVWPLGEPGEPIADGAPVALRALAAAGRHVCIGRPMRFGERTVEDVAQAVRARQLDYVRRVRIVSLDDFYRLEPKALDEEAAVLARHASGIVLPGA; encoded by the coding sequence ATGCAAAAAGTCGGCAGAAACGATCCGTGCCCGTGCGGCAGCGGGCGTAAGCACAAGCGGTGTTGTCTCGGGCGCGAGGCGCAGCGCGACGCGTTCGCGCGCTCCCTGGAGGCACGGGCGTTGCCGCTGCTGCAGGAGATCGCGCGTTATGCGGAGCGCGTCGCTGGCATGCCGCTCAACGCGGTGGCGCAGCGGGAGTTCCCCTTTTGGCGCGGAGCGCTCACCCCGGAGCGCGCCGCCCGCGCCGTCGACTTTTTGATTTTTGATTTTCGGCTCGAGCACTACGGGCACAGCGCGCTGCGCCAGTTCGCCATCGAGCACGGTGAAAATGTAGCGTTCCGAGCGAAGCTCGGAGAAGAAGACCAGCAATCGCTATTGGCATCATGGCAAGAGGCTCGCACGAGATTGTATCGGGTCGAAGGATGGTCAGCCGGTTTCGTGCAGTGCGTTGAGCTGCTGACCGACGAGCCAAAAAAGATCGAGGTGTGGCCGCTTGGCGAGCCGGGCGAGCCGATCGCCGACGGCGCGCCTGTAGCGCTGCGCGCCCTCGCCGCCGCAGGCCGGCACGTGTGCATCGGCAGACCGATGCGCTTTGGCGAACGAACGGTCGAGGATGTCGCGCAGGCGGTGCGTGCGCGACAGCTTGACTACGTGCGCCGCGTTCGCATCGTCAGTCTGGACGATTTCTACAGGCTCGAGCCAAAAGCGCTCGACGAAGAAGCTGCGGTGCTCGCTCGGCATGCGTCGGGCATCGTGCTACCGGGCGCGTGA
- the panB gene encoding 3-methyl-2-oxobutanoate hydroxymethyltransferase, with product MEKVTVPEIIARKGGTKIAMITAYDTPTARIADRAGADIILVGDSIGNVVYGHDDTLPVTVDIMVRHTAAVSRATPRALVVGDMPWLSYHLSTQDTIRNAARFLVEGHADAVKLEGGRKRIPMVEALLSSEIPVMGHIGLTPQSVHVMGGFRVQGKFAEAARELLDDARALAAAGVFALVLEGIPDVLAAAITEAISVPTIGIGAGPQCDGQVLVFHDVLGLGDRKPAKFVRQYAHLADDATAAVSRFFDDVRSGAFPSEAETYHMPAEDAKAFKR from the coding sequence ATGGAAAAAGTAACAGTTCCGGAGATCATCGCTCGCAAGGGCGGCACAAAGATAGCGATGATCACCGCGTATGACACCCCGACCGCTCGCATCGCGGATCGGGCGGGCGCGGACATCATCTTGGTCGGCGATTCGATCGGCAATGTCGTCTACGGCCATGACGACACGCTGCCCGTCACCGTCGACATCATGGTCCGCCATACCGCGGCCGTCTCCCGCGCAACGCCGCGCGCGTTGGTGGTGGGCGACATGCCGTGGCTGTCGTATCACCTCTCGACTCAGGACACCATTCGCAACGCGGCGCGCTTCCTCGTCGAGGGCCACGCCGACGCCGTGAAACTCGAAGGTGGCCGCAAACGCATACCGATGGTCGAGGCGCTGCTCTCTTCGGAGATCCCGGTGATGGGGCACATCGGCCTCACGCCGCAATCCGTCCACGTCATGGGCGGCTTCCGCGTGCAGGGCAAGTTCGCCGAAGCCGCACGTGAGCTGCTCGACGACGCGCGCGCGCTCGCCGCGGCCGGCGTTTTCGCGCTCGTGCTCGAAGGCATTCCCGACGTCCTTGCTGCGGCGATCACCGAGGCGATATCGGTGCCGACGATCGGCATCGGCGCCGGACCGCAGTGCGACGGTCAGGTGCTCGTCTTCCATGACGTGCTTGGACTCGGCGATCGCAAACCGGCGAAGTTCGTGCGTCAATACGCGCATCTGGCCGATGACGCGACCGCGGCTGTGTCGCGCTTCTTCGACGACGTGCGTTCCGGCGCGTTTCCATCTGAAGCAGAAACCTATCACATGCCCGCGGAGGACGCCAAGGCGTTCAAACGCTAG
- a CDS encoding FecR domain-containing protein: protein MECSEALDLLFSSFDAQITPTQQSLLDAHRRTCFACAQSMARGERFQNLLRQVPQLTVPRGLEDRIVNRVLAIHGVPVRKSETRTVLESLTSWRTYGAAFAMAAAAFALIIMTRGAFDRVAISNRPPDETVTAYLQGQVQDTAANQTTTQSAENSLAISTGDVVSNNSAQPAVVAITPHLAVTLGSDAEVQFNKLHTNSQTGNPDIVDMKIDRGTVAVREVLHRDVPPIHVATNQATMLPTGTQFTVVAETGVTRLAVSQGSVAVFVPGGTFNVLAGQGARITATGHQLLGVKRIKTHTQALPKQKPPAKTF from the coding sequence ATGGAGTGCTCTGAAGCTCTCGATCTCCTCTTCTCGTCCTTCGATGCGCAGATCACGCCGACGCAGCAATCGCTGCTCGACGCGCACCGCCGCACGTGCTTCGCCTGCGCGCAATCGATGGCGCGCGGCGAGCGTTTTCAGAATTTGCTTCGCCAGGTGCCGCAGCTGACCGTACCGCGTGGCCTGGAAGATCGCATCGTCAACCGCGTGCTCGCCATCCACGGCGTGCCGGTGCGCAAGTCCGAGACGCGCACCGTTCTGGAGTCGCTGACCAGCTGGCGCACCTACGGCGCCGCGTTCGCGATGGCCGCCGCCGCGTTTGCGCTCATCATCATGACGCGCGGCGCCTTCGATCGGGTCGCGATATCGAACCGGCCGCCCGACGAGACCGTCACGGCGTACCTGCAAGGTCAGGTTCAAGACACCGCGGCCAACCAAACGACGACGCAGTCGGCCGAGAACAGCTTGGCGATTTCGACCGGCGACGTCGTGAGCAACAACAGCGCGCAGCCGGCCGTGGTCGCCATCACGCCGCATCTGGCCGTCACCCTTGGGTCCGATGCCGAAGTGCAGTTCAACAAGCTGCATACCAATTCGCAGACGGGCAATCCCGACATCGTCGACATGAAGATCGATCGCGGCACCGTGGCGGTCCGCGAGGTCCTTCACCGCGACGTCCCGCCGATCCACGTCGCCACCAACCAGGCGACGATGCTGCCGACCGGCACGCAATTCACGGTCGTCGCCGAAACCGGCGTGACTCGTCTTGCGGTGAGCCAGGGCAGCGTAGCGGTCTTCGTGCCGGGCGGAACCTTCAACGTGCTCGCCGGACAGGGCGCCCGCATCACCGCGACCGGCCATCAGCTGCTCGGCGTGAAGCGGATCAAGACGCACACCCAGGCGCTGCCGAAGCAAAAGCCGCCGGCCAAAACGTTCTAG
- a CDS encoding 2-hydroxyacid dehydrogenase, with protein sequence MKILFCGEGYSESRRRLAPLLPDHEIAVCSPDRLPESLDGVDVVVPYGTPITADVIARGIFGLVQQFGVGLETVDVEAATRAGVWVARIPGKGTGNAESVAEHAVLLMLALSRRLPRATESLAQGRMGEPSGLALLGKTVCIFGLGDVGRALSVRLAAFGMRLTAVRRRPEPDPTLPVPFARVYGVADLAAAVAEADYIAICARYEPEAHHLLDARVLSRVKRGAFLVNTARGGFVDPEALADALESGRLAGAGLDVFWQEPPDVRHRLFRSNVIATPHIAGVTDVSYDGIARAFADNVRRFASGAAPLHAVNAPPHPRSRKEIAQ encoded by the coding sequence TTGAAGATTCTTTTCTGCGGTGAAGGCTACTCCGAGAGCCGGCGGCGCCTGGCGCCGCTGCTTCCCGATCACGAGATCGCGGTGTGCTCGCCGGACCGCCTCCCTGAGTCGCTGGACGGCGTCGACGTCGTCGTGCCCTATGGCACTCCCATCACCGCCGACGTCATCGCGCGCGGAATATTTGGACTGGTGCAGCAATTCGGCGTCGGTTTGGAAACCGTTGACGTCGAAGCCGCGACGCGCGCCGGCGTGTGGGTGGCGCGCATTCCGGGCAAGGGAACCGGGAACGCCGAGTCGGTCGCTGAGCACGCGGTGCTGCTCATGCTGGCGCTTTCGCGCCGCTTACCGCGCGCGACCGAGTCGCTCGCGCAGGGACGCATGGGCGAGCCGTCCGGACTGGCACTGCTCGGAAAGACGGTTTGCATTTTTGGACTCGGCGACGTCGGACGCGCTTTGAGCGTCAGACTCGCCGCTTTTGGCATGCGGCTCACGGCCGTACGCCGGCGACCCGAACCAGACCCGACGCTGCCGGTGCCGTTCGCGCGCGTTTATGGCGTAGCGGACCTTGCCGCGGCGGTTGCGGAGGCTGACTACATCGCGATCTGCGCCCGCTACGAACCTGAAGCTCATCATCTGCTCGATGCGCGCGTGCTGAGCCGCGTGAAGCGCGGGGCGTTTTTGGTCAACACAGCCCGCGGCGGGTTCGTCGATCCGGAGGCGCTTGCCGATGCGTTGGAAAGCGGCCGTCTTGCGGGTGCGGGCCTCGATGTGTTTTGGCAGGAGCCGCCCGACGTCCGACATCGCCTCTTCCGCTCCAACGTCATCGCGACGCCGCACATCGCGGGGGTGACGGATGTTTCGTACGACGGCATCGCGCGCGCCTTCGCTGACAACGTCAGACGCTTTGCGTCGGGCGCTGCGCCCCTGCATGCGGTCAACGCGCCCCCGCATCCTCGCTCTCGCAAGGAGATCGCCCAATGA
- a CDS encoding phosphodiester glycosidase family protein — protein sequence MQRNADGVVGPRHALSGKHASNRCGDAHRAQGLVRSPPQLEIVSVHVSRCTRFTAFSRFTACAIALAPLLCGVLDPPQAAVADEAASFTPAAFVQPAPPWPAGLGALRTDELIGPGVTHERWRLATALGPLELSILRIDLRNPNVSFAAATHHDAIIGAGEALSSMADRQRAEAGINADYFDIGGSGTPLNIVMSNGMVQHQSNGKAAFAVGPNNAVTMGPVSVRAHVTAADGSDSSIDSINDWSSTTRLALLTARLGTTEAGGASEVVLTPLDASGHYRVASVAAAPADLLPLGEHDYAIAARGAAADDLVQRFHAGDAVTLSFEATPPLSSLLIAVGGGPLLVRDGSYYEDPDAPAPQERDVRYPLTGAGLSPDGSRLLLVTVDGRAPGRSVGVTRPMFASLLIALGAATGMAFDSGGSTELVVRHLGEDKVSVANIPSDGRERSIADAVLVMNTAPPGRAVQLVLHAPARAVLVGNHLTLRVSAIDANDQPVALDAPAIAFTGEPASIFDISAGGRATAVRPGRATLRATAAGIAGSLDVAVVGAIAKLAISGYSRGLAAGSRTRLRAVATDAQGTPVAVDDQNVQWLASGDGGRVEQDGTFVASLRATRATLTARAGGALAQQVLLVGEHLQVVQAVPQSGSGPKQWRYAATPAELAAGLDNAPAPDNAAAMHLTFDFSSAAGTRAAYAESEVAFAGEPLAIALDVFGDGSGAWLRGGYKNSDGIADSVTLARHVDWKGWRTLRVAIPVQARWPITWTRLYVVESSKDAREAGDVWLRNFGAWYAGP from the coding sequence ATGCAGCGAAATGCCGACGGCGTCGTCGGCCCGCGCCACGCGCTCTCCGGCAAGCATGCAAGCAATCGCTGCGGCGACGCTCACCGCGCGCAGGGACTGGTACGTTCGCCGCCGCAACTCGAAATTGTGTCCGTGCATGTCTCTCGTTGTACCCGTTTCACCGCGTTCTCAAGATTTACCGCCTGCGCGATAGCGCTGGCGCCGCTGTTGTGCGGCGTGCTGGATCCGCCGCAAGCGGCGGTGGCCGATGAAGCCGCTTCGTTCACCCCGGCCGCCTTCGTCCAGCCCGCGCCGCCGTGGCCCGCCGGGTTAGGCGCGCTGCGAACCGACGAGCTCATCGGACCGGGCGTCACGCACGAGCGCTGGCGCCTCGCGACCGCGCTCGGGCCGCTCGAGCTGTCGATCCTTCGCATCGACCTGCGCAACCCAAATGTCTCGTTCGCCGCCGCCACGCATCACGACGCCATCATCGGAGCCGGCGAAGCGCTCTCGTCCATGGCGGACCGGCAACGCGCGGAGGCGGGGATCAACGCCGACTACTTCGACATCGGCGGCTCCGGAACGCCGTTGAACATCGTGATGAGCAACGGCATGGTGCAGCATCAAAGCAACGGCAAAGCCGCGTTTGCGGTGGGTCCGAACAACGCGGTGACGATGGGTCCGGTCTCCGTGCGCGCGCACGTCACCGCTGCCGACGGCTCGGACTCCAGCATCGATTCGATCAACGATTGGTCAAGCACGACGAGGCTCGCGCTGCTCACGGCCAGGCTCGGTACGACGGAAGCGGGCGGAGCGTCGGAGGTCGTACTGACGCCGCTTGATGCAAGCGGGCACTACCGGGTGGCAAGCGTTGCTGCGGCGCCTGCGGATTTGCTGCCGCTCGGCGAGCACGACTACGCGATCGCAGCGCGCGGCGCCGCCGCTGATGACCTCGTGCAGCGCTTTCATGCGGGCGACGCGGTGACGCTTTCCTTTGAGGCGACCCCTCCCTTGAGTTCGTTGCTGATCGCGGTCGGCGGTGGACCGCTGTTGGTGCGGGATGGTTCGTACTATGAGGATCCCGATGCGCCTGCTCCGCAAGAGCGCGACGTGCGCTATCCGCTCACGGGCGCCGGGCTATCTCCAGATGGCTCGCGGCTCTTGCTCGTCACAGTCGATGGTCGGGCGCCGGGGCGTTCGGTCGGCGTCACGCGGCCGATGTTCGCGTCGCTGCTGATCGCGCTCGGTGCGGCGACGGGCATGGCCTTTGACAGCGGCGGCTCCACCGAGCTGGTCGTGCGTCATCTGGGAGAAGACAAAGTCAGCGTGGCCAACATCCCTTCGGACGGACGCGAGCGTTCGATAGCCGACGCTGTGCTCGTCATGAACACCGCGCCGCCGGGCCGCGCGGTGCAACTGGTGCTGCATGCGCCTGCCCGCGCGGTCTTGGTGGGCAATCACCTCACACTGCGCGTGAGCGCGATCGACGCCAACGATCAGCCGGTCGCCTTGGACGCGCCGGCAATCGCCTTCACGGGCGAGCCGGCTTCGATCTTCGACATCAGCGCCGGTGGTCGCGCGACCGCTGTGCGGCCGGGCCGCGCCACCCTGCGCGCGACGGCGGCAGGCATTGCCGGCTCGCTCGACGTCGCAGTCGTCGGCGCGATCGCGAAGCTTGCGATTTCCGGCTACTCGCGCGGATTAGCGGCAGGCAGCCGGACGCGCTTGCGAGCCGTCGCAACCGATGCGCAGGGCACGCCCGTCGCCGTCGACGATCAGAATGTGCAATGGCTCGCGAGCGGTGATGGAGGCCGCGTCGAGCAAGATGGCACATTCGTCGCCTCGCTGCGCGCAACGCGGGCCACGTTGACGGCACGAGCAGGAGGCGCGCTTGCGCAGCAAGTGCTGCTGGTGGGGGAGCATCTGCAGGTCGTGCAGGCTGTGCCGCAATCCGGAAGCGGGCCGAAGCAGTGGCGCTACGCCGCGACTCCCGCAGAGCTTGCCGCCGGCCTCGACAACGCGCCCGCACCGGACAATGCCGCCGCGATGCATCTGACGTTTGATTTTTCAAGCGCGGCGGGAACGCGCGCCGCGTACGCCGAGAGCGAGGTCGCGTTTGCCGGAGAACCGCTGGCGATCGCGCTGGATGTCTTCGGGGACGGCAGCGGCGCGTGGCTCAGGGGCGGCTATAAGAACAGCGACGGCATCGCCGACAGCGTTACGCTGGCGCGGCATGTGGATTGGAAGGGTTGGCGCACGTTGCGGGTGGCGATCCCAGTGCAAGCGCGCTGGCCGATCACGTGGACGCGCCTGTACGTGGTGGAGTCGTCGAAGGACGCACGCGAGGCCGGCGACGTCTGGCTGCGCAACTTCGGCGCCTGGTACGCCGGCCCATAA